A genomic region of Xanthocytophaga agilis contains the following coding sequences:
- the surE gene encoding 5'/3'-nucleotidase SurE, producing the protein MTKRKPLILVSNDDGITSRGIRALVETMHQIGEVVVVAPNSPQSGMGHAITIGNTLRLDSSIAFETEGIEAYECSGTPADCVKLAKHHVLKNRRPDLVVSGINHGSNSSISVLYSGTMSAAIEAAIEGLPAIGFSLCDYSLTADFSHCLEYVKQIALQVLTSGLPSHVALNVNIPSQTEGPIKGVKICRQAQAKYTENFEKRTDPHGRPYFWMNGEFVDLDKGEDTDMWALNNGYISIVPCGFDMTAYHTLPHLNQWEISTN; encoded by the coding sequence ATGACTAAACGAAAACCGCTTATATTAGTATCCAATGATGATGGTATTACCTCCCGTGGTATCAGAGCTTTGGTAGAAACCATGCATCAGATTGGAGAAGTTGTAGTGGTTGCTCCGAACAGCCCTCAATCAGGCATGGGGCATGCTATCACTATAGGTAATACTTTACGACTAGATAGTTCTATTGCTTTCGAAACGGAGGGAATAGAAGCTTATGAATGTTCTGGCACACCTGCAGATTGCGTCAAACTTGCTAAACACCATGTATTAAAAAATCGTCGTCCGGATCTGGTAGTAAGTGGTATCAATCATGGTAGTAATTCTTCTATCAGTGTATTATACTCAGGTACAATGTCTGCTGCCATAGAAGCAGCTATTGAAGGATTACCAGCTATTGGATTTTCTTTATGCGACTATTCTCTGACAGCAGACTTTTCTCATTGTCTTGAATATGTTAAACAGATTGCTTTGCAGGTATTGACGTCAGGATTACCTTCACATGTTGCACTAAATGTCAATATTCCTTCTCAGACAGAGGGTCCTATTAAAGGTGTTAAGATATGTAGGCAAGCTCAGGCTAAATATACAGAGAACTTTGAAAAACGCACCGACCCTCATGGTAGACCTTATTTCTGGATGAATGGAGAATTTGTTGATCTGGATAAAGGTGAGGATACAGATATGTGGGCACTCAATAATGGATATATCTCTATTGTACCTTGTGGCTTTGATATGACAGCCTATCATACACTTCCTCATCTTAACCAATGGGAGATCTCAACCAATTAG
- the rpsF gene encoding 30S ribosomal protein S6: MMTKNYETVFILTPVLSEVQMKDAVEKFKKVLQESIGAEIIHEENWGLRKLAYPIQHKSNGFYYLIEFKADPLKVSTLEIEYRRDEKIIRFLTTVLDKYAIDYNERRRKGLVGRKKEQKEVSTTEKEN, from the coding sequence ATCATGACGAAAAATTATGAGACCGTATTCATTTTAACTCCCGTTTTATCTGAAGTTCAGATGAAGGATGCGGTCGAAAAATTCAAAAAAGTGCTTCAGGAATCTATTGGAGCTGAGATTATCCACGAAGAAAACTGGGGACTACGCAAGCTAGCCTATCCGATTCAGCACAAAAGCAATGGCTTCTATTATTTGATTGAGTTCAAAGCAGATCCTCTGAAAGTAAGTACTCTTGAAATCGAGTACCGCCGCGATGAAAAAATCATACGCTTCCTGACAACGGTTCTTGATAAGTATGCAATCGACTACAACGAACGTCGCCGGAAAGGTCTGGTTGGAAGAAAGAAAGAGCAAAAAGAAGTTTCAACTACAGAAAAGGAGAACTAA
- the rplI gene encoding 50S ribosomal protein L9, whose product MEIILKEDIAGLGYKNDLVQVRPGYARNFLIPKGYAIVATESAKKIQAENVKQVAHKAEKLRKDAEELAANIGDITLEIAAKVGESGKIFGKVTTTQISDALRSKGFEVDRKKISLDSEVKSVGNYTATLDLHKEVKHKIKFNVIGD is encoded by the coding sequence ATTGAAATTATCTTAAAAGAAGACATAGCGGGATTAGGCTATAAAAACGACCTGGTACAGGTTCGTCCCGGATATGCTCGCAATTTCCTAATTCCAAAGGGATATGCAATTGTGGCTACCGAGTCAGCTAAAAAGATTCAGGCAGAAAATGTGAAACAAGTTGCTCACAAAGCGGAGAAACTTCGTAAAGATGCAGAAGAACTAGCAGCAAATATTGGTGATATCACACTTGAAATTGCAGCCAAAGTAGGTGAAAGTGGTAAAATCTTCGGAAAAGTAACTACTACACAAATTTCTGATGCTCTGCGTTCTAAAGGATTCGAAGTTGACAGAAAGAAAATCTCTTTGGATAGTGAAGTAAAATCAGTTGGTAACTATACAGCTACTCTTGATCTTCACAAAGAAGTAAAACATAAAATTAAATTTAATGTAATAGGAGACTAA
- a CDS encoding DUF6089 family protein, with the protein MKYLLLFSCWCIGMVSPICLNAQTKKSGYFQNKQFGSNIDRSLKFTIGGGITSYSGDLNDVGERINTIFSGGILYKFAPHLSLKTEFSFYQLSGTDVGGKNWQRNLSFQSRNFEGYAGLMYELFDVENPMRGQGLIVNPYVWAGLGFTTVNPYTTLNNTTYYLRRFKTEDVSYSGATAVIPFGMGVRFEISRRIGFSLEGAYRFTFSDYLDDVSTTYVGSANITDNIRAQLADRGPEVNQPFREAGAQRGNANRKDGYATLMLKFEYLIWPFNKYGKPECPTSIKFTRKPFIKR; encoded by the coding sequence ATGAAATATCTACTACTTTTTTCTTGCTGGTGCATAGGGATGGTAAGCCCTATCTGTCTGAACGCTCAAACCAAAAAAAGTGGCTATTTTCAGAACAAGCAATTTGGCTCAAACATAGATCGCTCCCTTAAATTCACAATAGGTGGTGGTATTACCTCCTATTCAGGAGATTTAAACGATGTGGGTGAACGTATTAATACTATTTTCAGTGGAGGGATATTGTATAAATTTGCGCCTCACCTTAGCCTTAAAACAGAATTTAGTTTTTATCAGCTTTCAGGTACAGACGTCGGAGGAAAAAACTGGCAAAGAAATCTTTCTTTTCAATCCCGAAATTTTGAAGGATATGCCGGACTTATGTATGAATTATTTGATGTAGAAAATCCTATGCGCGGTCAGGGCTTGATTGTCAATCCATATGTATGGGCAGGATTGGGTTTTACTACTGTGAATCCTTATACTACATTAAACAACACAACCTATTACCTGAGACGCTTTAAAACAGAAGATGTATCATATAGTGGAGCCACAGCTGTAATTCCTTTCGGTATGGGTGTGCGATTTGAAATAAGCCGTCGGATTGGATTTAGTTTGGAAGGAGCCTATCGGTTTACCTTCTCAGATTATCTGGATGATGTAAGTACTACATATGTAGGAAGTGCCAATATAACTGACAATATTCGAGCCCAGTTGGCAGATCGAGGTCCTGAAGTTAATCAACCTTTTCGGGAAGCAGGAGCTCAACGCGGAAATGCAAACCGCAAGGATGGATATGCCACATTAATGTTGAAATTTGAATACCTGATTTGGCCATTTAACAAATATGGTAAGCCAGAATGTCCAACTTCAATCAAATTTACTCGCAAACCCTTTATTAAGCGATAA
- a CDS encoding GSCFA domain-containing protein → MEFRTSISPLSSPFRLSLQSHVVTLGSCFADVMGTRLYHNKLKVLVNPYGTVFNPISLAQLLGMSLNQQIINPDRFVQVQDYWYHYDFHSRLSASTQEELTTKLENSIRQTSLFFKQVDFLILTLGTSIIYQLTSDQQVVNNCHKVSGQHVFTKRMLSEVEILSALENVFSQLIVSNPNLKIILTVSPVRHIKDTLILNSASKSLLRVVCHHLTERFSNISYFPAYEIMMDDLRDYRFYKADMIHPSEVAEEYIWQLFVNTYMDKSMLHFLQEWAKITQALSHRPMREESEAYRQFLLNTQEKIRKWESETDVSEELNEISNRIKKLTV, encoded by the coding sequence ATGGAGTTTCGAACCAGTATTTCGCCTCTCTCCTCACCTTTTCGTCTCTCTCTACAATCTCATGTAGTAACTTTAGGCTCCTGCTTTGCAGACGTAATGGGAACTCGCTTATACCACAATAAACTAAAAGTACTTGTCAACCCCTATGGCACTGTTTTTAATCCCATCTCCCTAGCCCAGTTGCTAGGGATGTCATTAAACCAACAAATTATAAACCCTGACAGATTTGTGCAGGTACAGGATTATTGGTATCATTATGACTTCCACTCCCGTTTGAGTGCATCTACACAAGAAGAATTAACAACAAAGCTTGAAAATTCCATCCGGCAGACATCCTTATTTTTTAAACAAGTAGATTTTCTGATCCTTACCTTAGGTACTTCGATTATCTATCAACTTACCAGTGATCAACAAGTGGTAAATAATTGTCATAAGGTGTCAGGACAGCATGTATTTACCAAACGAATGTTATCTGAAGTAGAAATTCTGTCTGCACTGGAAAATGTGTTCTCACAGTTAATAGTAAGCAATCCAAATCTCAAGATAATTCTGACAGTTAGTCCGGTCCGTCATATCAAGGATACACTTATACTCAATAGCGCCAGCAAATCCCTATTACGGGTTGTGTGTCATCATCTGACAGAACGATTTTCGAATATCAGCTATTTTCCTGCCTATGAAATTATGATGGACGATTTACGAGACTATCGTTTCTACAAAGCAGATATGATCCATCCTTCTGAAGTAGCAGAAGAGTATATATGGCAGCTTTTTGTAAACACTTACATGGACAAATCTATGCTTCATTTTTTACAGGAGTGGGCAAAAATCACTCAGGCCTTATCACATCGTCCGATGCGTGAAGAATCAGAAGCTTATCGGCAGTTCTTACTCAATACACAAGAAAAAATACGCAAGTGGGAATCTGAAACAGATGTATCGGAAGAATTAAATGAGATAAGTAACCGAATTAAAAAACTTACTGTTTAA
- a CDS encoding tetratricopeptide repeat protein: MNTYLFNTKTRFFTSGFKQLRLYTLYIICVICTTSCSSSSDAFLEKGRQMMQQGDFKGAVEFLNKAIEKNPENVDALNARGVANLELKNYSAAQLDFDQAIKINSNTYKPYYNRGRNQAAQQKWQPALEDFSKAVQLAPDTADIYFNRGVIYFQLNQFTEALQDFSKAILLNPQNHDYYYNRGTTKLRIQDVQGALDDFQHSIQINPRFAKGYYTLGLEELLSKNKEDGCEHLHRSDELGYPEAKQAIEMYCKN, encoded by the coding sequence ATGAACACTTATCTTTTTAATACAAAAACCAGATTTTTCACATCTGGTTTTAAACAATTGCGATTATATACACTTTATATAATTTGTGTTATATGCACTACCTCATGTTCCAGTTCGTCTGATGCTTTTTTGGAAAAAGGAAGGCAAATGATGCAACAAGGGGATTTCAAAGGAGCAGTGGAGTTTTTGAACAAAGCAATTGAAAAGAATCCTGAAAATGTAGACGCATTAAATGCTAGAGGAGTTGCTAATCTGGAATTGAAAAACTATAGTGCAGCACAGCTGGATTTTGATCAGGCAATCAAAATAAATTCCAACACTTATAAACCTTACTATAATAGAGGACGGAATCAGGCTGCACAACAAAAATGGCAGCCAGCATTGGAAGACTTTAGCAAGGCAGTTCAACTGGCACCAGACACAGCCGATATTTATTTCAACCGGGGTGTTATTTATTTTCAGTTAAACCAATTTACGGAAGCGCTACAGGATTTTAGTAAAGCTATTTTATTAAATCCTCAAAATCATGATTACTACTATAATCGGGGTACTACTAAATTACGAATCCAGGATGTTCAGGGAGCACTAGATGATTTTCAACATAGCATTCAGATTAATCCCAGATTTGCAAAAGGGTATTATACTCTCGGACTAGAAGAATTGCTTAGTAAGAATAAAGAGGATGGCTGTGAACATTTACATCGTTCAGATGAACTAGGTTATCCAGAGGCTAAACAAGCTATTGAAATGTACTGCAAAAATTAA
- a CDS encoding PAS domain S-box protein — MLRLLLIEDSELDERILIRHLNKALLPFSYVTVDTMPALSSLLEQEEWDIIISDYNLPDFTGINVIETVKQSEKDIPIIIVSGNIGEETAVEAMHAGADDYLMKDNLTRLAPAIERAIREAENRRQKRQADKEIIDAKAQLEAYFNSSIQAIYLLDSSYCIQRLNTMARTSTFHLLDKEPQIGDSMLKYIPEELHIPFKRNILLCLQGEMVTEERLMKLANQKERWFQIRYSPVYDEQDRITRIAVSLLDITTRIKAEAEAKEFQSRLEGIIHSAMDAIITIDNHQKIVMINEAGEKMFGYTANTLLDQAIDILIPVRYRSRHADFIWQFGESKKTTRLMGSESDVLYGLHASGKEFPIEASISQVTVAQNRYYTVIIRDITIRVDAQEQERRLNRELIRQNEQLQQFGYITSHNIRGPVATLLGLMNLLQDEEVSEVVNKEIVHHIKSTLVKLDTVIRDLNTILEYHKPVSRIKEVIVLEDLCQDVCGLIIPVRKDVDYYMETCFDEVPTIFSVRSYIHSIFYNLISNAFKFRSTERKLCLKIKSYTDGNSVFISFEDNGLGIDLASYQDSIFGMHKRFHIEIEGKGLGLYLVKTQVNALNGEISLRSELTKGTTFIVSLPKV; from the coding sequence ATGTTGCGTCTCTTATTAATAGAAGATTCGGAGCTGGATGAGAGAATCCTGATCCGACATTTGAATAAAGCTCTTCTTCCATTTTCATATGTGACAGTTGATACTATGCCTGCTCTTTCCTCTTTGTTGGAACAGGAAGAGTGGGATATTATCATATCCGATTATAATTTACCTGATTTTACCGGAATCAATGTGATAGAGACCGTAAAACAATCAGAGAAAGATATTCCGATTATTATCGTTTCAGGCAACATAGGTGAAGAGACCGCTGTAGAGGCAATGCATGCCGGTGCGGATGATTATCTGATGAAAGACAACCTGACGCGATTGGCTCCTGCCATAGAGCGGGCTATTCGGGAGGCTGAAAACAGAAGGCAAAAGCGGCAGGCTGATAAAGAAATAATTGATGCAAAGGCACAACTGGAAGCCTACTTCAATAGTAGTATTCAGGCAATCTATCTGTTAGATTCCTCATACTGCATTCAACGTCTGAATACAATGGCCCGGACGAGCACATTTCATCTGCTGGATAAAGAGCCTCAAATCGGTGACTCCATGCTCAAGTATATACCTGAAGAACTACATATTCCGTTTAAGCGAAACATCTTGCTTTGTTTGCAGGGGGAGATGGTTACTGAGGAACGATTAATGAAGTTAGCCAATCAAAAAGAACGCTGGTTTCAAATACGCTATTCTCCTGTATATGATGAACAGGACAGAATTACAAGAATTGCTGTGAGCCTTCTGGATATTACAACTCGTATCAAAGCAGAAGCAGAAGCAAAAGAATTTCAGTCCAGACTGGAAGGTATCATCCATTCTGCTATGGATGCTATTATCACTATTGATAATCATCAGAAGATTGTAATGATCAATGAGGCTGGGGAAAAAATGTTTGGTTATACTGCAAATACCTTATTGGATCAGGCAATTGATATATTAATTCCTGTACGTTATCGTAGCAGACATGCTGATTTTATCTGGCAATTTGGGGAGTCTAAAAAGACAACACGTTTAATGGGATCTGAATCGGATGTATTGTATGGTCTTCATGCCAGTGGAAAAGAATTTCCTATTGAAGCATCCATCTCACAGGTAACGGTAGCTCAGAATCGATATTATACTGTAATTATCAGAGATATAACGATAAGGGTAGACGCTCAGGAACAGGAACGTCGTTTAAATCGGGAGCTAATTCGTCAAAACGAGCAGTTACAACAGTTTGGATATATCACATCCCACAATATTCGTGGACCAGTAGCAACATTGTTGGGACTGATGAACCTTTTGCAGGATGAAGAAGTAAGTGAAGTAGTAAATAAAGAAATTGTGCATCACATCAAGTCTACATTGGTAAAGCTGGATACAGTTATCAGGGATTTGAATACAATCCTAGAATATCATAAGCCTGTAAGCCGTATCAAGGAAGTCATAGTATTAGAAGATCTATGTCAGGACGTTTGCGGACTTATTATCCCCGTACGAAAAGATGTGGATTACTATATGGAGACATGTTTTGATGAAGTACCTACTATCTTTTCTGTAAGAAGTTATATTCATAGTATCTTTTATAATCTGATCTCAAATGCTTTTAAATTCAGATCGACAGAAAGGAAACTATGTTTGAAAATAAAGTCATATACAGACGGAAATTCTGTGTTTATTTCGTTTGAAGATAATGGCTTGGGAATCGATCTAGCCTCCTATCAGGATAGTATATTTGGAATGCATAAGCGCTTCCATATTGAAATTGAGGGCAAAGGTTTAGGGTTATATCTAGTTAAAACCCAAGTAAACGCATTGAATGGAGAAATAAGCTTACGAAGTGAACTTACTAAGGGAACAACGTTTATTGTAAGCTTACCAAAGGTATAA
- the mnmA gene encoding tRNA 2-thiouridine(34) synthase MnmA, with protein sequence MSKKGRVLVAMSGGIDSSLAAVLLHEQGYEVIGMTMKTWDYASSGGSKKETGCCSLESINDAREVAVQLGFPHYILDIREEFGDFVIDNFTDEYLAGRTPNPCVLCNTHIKWDSLLRRADKLDCEFIATGHYANLRHENERYIISKGLDSNKDQSYALWGVSQQSLSRTLFPLGHLRKTEIRQMATERGFMALVNKSESYEICFVPDNDYRGFLKRRVDGLEDKVAGGDFVLEDGTIVGKHEGYPFYTIGQRKGLGIALGYPVFVTEIRAETNQVVLGQYEELARNGMWVGKLNMMKYPDLIGKPTETITKVRYKDNGSPATIEQAENGQMKVLFHAPVNAIAPGQAAVFYEGNDIIGGGWILKSFKVGVDNPVFSVAGQE encoded by the coding sequence ATGAGTAAAAAAGGACGAGTATTAGTCGCCATGAGTGGTGGTATTGATAGTTCACTGGCTGCTGTATTACTACATGAACAGGGATATGAAGTAATAGGTATGACTATGAAAACGTGGGATTATGCTTCTTCGGGTGGTTCCAAAAAGGAAACAGGATGTTGTAGTCTGGAATCTATCAATGATGCTCGTGAAGTTGCTGTACAGTTAGGGTTTCCACATTACATACTGGACATCAGGGAGGAATTTGGAGACTTTGTGATTGATAATTTTACGGATGAATATCTGGCTGGGCGAACCCCTAATCCCTGTGTGTTATGTAACACCCATATAAAATGGGATTCCTTGCTGCGACGTGCTGATAAACTGGATTGTGAGTTTATTGCAACAGGACATTATGCAAATCTACGTCATGAAAATGAACGGTATATTATCTCCAAAGGGCTGGATAGTAACAAAGATCAGTCGTATGCATTATGGGGTGTTTCCCAACAAAGTCTAAGCCGTACCTTGTTCCCATTGGGACATTTACGAAAAACTGAAATACGGCAGATGGCAACAGAGCGTGGATTTATGGCTTTGGTAAATAAGTCAGAGTCGTATGAGATCTGTTTTGTGCCTGATAATGATTATCGTGGATTCTTAAAGCGTAGGGTAGATGGGTTGGAAGATAAAGTGGCAGGAGGAGATTTTGTGCTGGAAGATGGTACAATAGTTGGTAAACATGAAGGATATCCATTTTATACAATTGGACAACGCAAAGGTTTAGGCATTGCTTTAGGCTATCCGGTTTTTGTAACAGAAATACGGGCAGAGACCAATCAGGTAGTTTTGGGCCAGTATGAAGAACTTGCTCGTAATGGAATGTGGGTAGGAAAACTGAACATGATGAAATATCCTGATTTAATTGGTAAGCCAACAGAGACTATCACTAAAGTTCGTTACAAAGACAATGGTTCTCCTGCTACAATTGAACAGGCAGAGAATGGACAAATGAAAGTATTATTTCATGCACCTGTCAATGCAATAGCTCCTGGACAAGCCGCTGTGTTTTATGAAGGAAATGATATTATAGGTGGAGGATGGATTCTGAAAAGCTTTAAGGTTGGAGTGGATAATCCTGTATTTTCTGTAGCGGGTCAAGAATGA
- a CDS encoding N-(5'-phosphoribosyl)anthranilate isomerase, producing the protein MSLQTFVKISAVTNLSDARYCAGMGVDMLGFSLDPSAETFVDPTTFQSITEWVAGVQLIGEVESIEPETLQELVKNYSIDGLQLVSSSDWKGLQATDLTLLCKVSWSEDLSLQNFQIQYEHIKPYVTYFLVESEEDSITPEIGYHLAQIAEHYPIVLGFGIQQNSILQTLSSIPFKGIALKGGQEIRPGYKDFDDLAEILETLETE; encoded by the coding sequence ATGTCTCTTCAAACATTTGTTAAAATCAGTGCAGTTACCAATTTGAGTGATGCCCGTTATTGTGCGGGTATGGGAGTGGATATGCTGGGCTTCTCCTTAGATCCTTCTGCCGAAACATTTGTCGATCCAACCACTTTTCAGTCTATAACAGAATGGGTAGCAGGCGTTCAACTTATTGGTGAAGTAGAATCTATTGAACCAGAAACATTACAGGAACTGGTCAAAAACTATTCAATCGACGGATTACAACTTGTAAGTTCTTCAGATTGGAAAGGTTTGCAAGCAACTGACCTTACTCTACTCTGTAAGGTATCATGGAGTGAAGATTTATCTCTACAAAACTTCCAGATCCAATATGAGCATATAAAACCGTATGTAACATATTTTCTGGTGGAATCAGAAGAAGATAGTATTACTCCGGAAATTGGCTATCACTTAGCACAAATTGCAGAACATTATCCTATAGTATTGGGATTTGGGATTCAACAAAATAGCATTTTGCAAACTCTTTCCTCTATACCATTCAAAGGAATAGCACTAAAGGGGGGACAGGAAATACGCCCAGGCTACAAAGACTTTGATGATCTGGCAGAGATCTTGGAAACATTAGAAACAGAATAA
- the rpsR gene encoding 30S ribosomal protein S18, producing the protein MTLQNEPLHKTDTRKKYCRFKKNGIKYIDYKDANFLLKFINEQGKILPRRITGTSLKYQRKVTLAIKRARHLALLPYVADGLK; encoded by the coding sequence ATGACATTACAAAACGAGCCTTTGCATAAAACCGATACCCGCAAAAAGTATTGTCGCTTTAAGAAAAACGGTATCAAATATATCGACTATAAAGACGCAAACTTCCTGTTGAAGTTCATCAACGAACAAGGTAAAATTTTACCTCGTCGTATTACAGGAACAAGCTTGAAGTATCAGCGTAAAGTTACATTAGCGATCAAACGTGCCAGACACCTGGCTCTGTTACCGTATGTAGCGGATGGTCTGAAATAA